Within Streptomyces roseirectus, the genomic segment GGTACGGCGGGTCGTCGCCGCGACCGAGACCCTGCGCTCGCGCTTCACGGCGGACGACGACGTACGCCTCGTCGTCGACCCGGCGCCCCGATGGGCCATGCCCGTGGTCGAGTTGGCCGATCTGGAGGCGGCGCGCGCCTGGATGGCGGCGGACTTCGCCGTCCCGTTCGACCTGGGCCAAGGTCCCCTGTTCCGGTACGCGCTCCTGCGGCTGGGCGCCGGGCACTGGATCTGGTACCAGGCGTACCACCACATCGCGGTGGACGGCTTCAGCTGCTCCCTGATCGCCCGCCGCGTCGCCGACGCGTACTCCGCGCCCGCCGCCCCGGTTCCGCCCGCGCCCCTCGCGGTCCTGGCCGACGCCGACGACGCCTACCGCGCGAGCGAGGCGTACGAGCGCGACCGCGCCCACTGGACGGACGCCCTCGCCGACCGGCCCGCCCCGGTGGGCCTCAGTGGGCGCCCGCCGCAGGTCACCGCCGGTTTCCTGCGCCGCACCGGTCATCTCCCGCACGCGGCGGGCGAGTTGGTGCACGCCGCCGCCGAGGGGTCCGGCACCCGCTGGTCGCGCGTGGTCCTCGCGGCGACGGCCGCCTACGTCAGCGCCCTGACCGGTGCCCGGGACGTCGTCCTCGGGCTCGCGGTGACCGGCCGCACGGGCGAGGCCGAACTCGCGACGCCGGGCATGGCGTCGAACGCGCTCCCGCTGCGGCTGCCGGTCCGGCCGGACGCCCCGGCCGCCGACCTCGTGCGCGAGGCCGCCCGCGCCACCCGTGACCTGCTGGCCCACCAGCGGTACCGGGGCGAGGAGTTGCGGGCCGCGCTGGACTGGCCGCAGGACGGCCGGCGGTTCTTCGGGCCGGTCGTCAACATCATGGCGTTCGGGCCGGAGTTGAGGTTCGACGGGCATCCGACGACCCGTCACAACCTGTCCACGGGCCCGGTCGAGGACCTGGCGGTCAACGTCTACGACCGCGCGGACGGCGACGGCATCCGCGTCGACCTCGACGCGAGCCCCGCGCACTACACCGACGCCCGACTCACCGCCCACCACGGCCGTTTCCTGCGCTTCCTGGAGCGGTTCGCCGAGGCCGCCACGACCGACACCCCCGTCGGCCGCGTCCCGGTCACGCTCCCCGGCGAGGACTCCCGTCTCGACGGCAGCGCCCCGCGGCCCGACCACGCGACCGTCCCGGACCTCGTCGCCCGCACCTCCGACGCCCCGGCCCTCGTCCACGGCGACCGCACCACCACCTACCGCCAACTGCACGCCCGAGCCAATCAGTTGGCCCACCGTCTCCTGCGCCACGGCATCCGCCCCGAGGAGCGCGTCGCCGTCCTGCTCCCCCGCTCCGACACCCTCCTCGTCGCCCTGCTGGCCGTCCTCAAGGCGGGCGGCGCCTACGTCGGCCTCGACCCACTCAGCCCGAATGCCCCCGCCGACACCGGCGCCCGGCTGCTCCTGACGAATGGCGACGGCGCGGCGGACTCCGGTCTGTGTGTCGTCCGCGTCGACGACCCGACGCTCGCCGACGAGCCGGACACCGACCCCGTCGTGCCGCTGTACCCGGACCAACTCGCCTACGTCAGCTACACGTCCGGCTCCACCGGCGCCCCGAAGGGGGTCGCCGTCACGCACCGGGACGTCGTCGCGCTGGCCGGTGACTCGGCGTTCGGGGGCGGGGCGCACGCGCGGGTGCTGGTGCACTCGCCGACGGCGTTCGACGCGTCGACGTACGAGATGTGGGTGCCGCTGCTGAACGGGGGCACGGCGGTGGTCGCCGGGCCCGGTGAGGACGTGGACGCGGGCGCGGTGGCCCGGCTGACCGCGCGGCACGGGCTGACGGCGCTGTGGCTGACGGCCGGTCTGTTCCGGCTGGCCGCCGAGGCGGACCCGGCGTGTTTCGCGGGGCTGCGGCAGGTGTGGGCGGGCGGCGAGGCCGTCCCGGCGGCGACTGTGCGCCGGGTCCTGGCCGCGTGCCCGGGGCTGACCGTCACGAACGGCTACGGGCCGACCGAGACGACCACGTTCGCCACCGCCCGCTCCTGTGCCGACGCCGCGTCGGTGCCCGAACTCCTGCCGATCGGCGGCCCGTTGGACGGCATGCGCGCCTACGTCCTGGACGGCGCGCTGCGTCCGGTGCCGCGTGGCACGGCCGGTGAGCTGTACGTCGCCGGGGCCGGTGTCGCGCGCGGCTACCTCGGCCGTCCGGCGGCGACCGCCGAGCGTTTCACCGCCGACCCGTACGGGCCGCCCGGCGCCCGCATGTACCGCACCGGGGACCGTGTGCTCCTCACCACCGAGGGGGAGTTGGAGTTCCACGGGCGCGGTGACGCGCAGGTCGAGCTGCGCGGGGTGCGGATCGAGCCCGGCGAGGTCGAGGCCGCGCTCACCGCGTGTCCGGGGGTCGGTCAGGCCGTCGTGCTGGTCCGTGAGGAGCGGCTGATCGCGTGGGCGGTCACGAACGAGGATCCGGCCGTCCTGCGCGCCCGGCTGGCGGACCGGCTCCCGGAGCACCTGGTGCCGTCGGCGATCGTCCCGCTGGCCGGGCTGCCGCTGACGGCCCACGGCAAGGTGGACCGGGCCGCGCTTTCGGCACCGACGGCCTCGGCCGGCGCGCGCACCCCGCTGGAGTCGGCGCTGTGCGGTCTCTTCGCGGACGTGCTGGGGCTGCCGTCCGTGGGCCCCGAGGACAGTTTCTTCGCGCTCGGCGGGAACTCGCTGCTCGCGCTGCGCCTGGTGGGCCGCGCGCGGGACGAGCTGGGGGTGCGGCTGACGCTGCGGAACGTGTTCGGGGCGCCGACCCTGGCCGCTCTGGCGGAACGTGTCGCGCCCGCCGAGGCCGCTGTTCCCGCGCGGCCTGCCGCACCCGCCGTCTCCCGGCCCGTGCCGGGTGCCGTGCCCGACGAGGCTCCGCTGTCGTCGGCCCAGCGCCGGCTGTGGTTCCTGGACCGGCTGGAGGGCGCGGGCGCCGCGTACCACATCCCGCTGGCGGTACGGCTGACCGGCCGCCTCGACCAGGACGCCCTGCGCGCCGCCCTGGCCGACCTGGTGGAGCGGCACACCGTCCTGCGGACGGTCTACCCGGACACCGACGGAACACCGCGCCAGCGCCTGCTGAAGGCGGTCCGGCCCGAGCTGCACGGCGGGACGACACTGACGGAGGCGGCGAGCCGGGAGTTCCGCCTGTCGGACGACATCCCCTTCCGCGCCCACCTGTTGCCGGACGGCCCGGACTCCCACACCCTCCTCCTCGTCCTGCACCACATCGCCGCCGACGGCCAGTCCATGCGCCCCCTCCTGCGCGACCTGGCGACCGCGTACAGCGCCCGCCGGGAGGGCCGCGCCCCGGCGTGGGCGCCGCTGCCCGTGCAGTACGCCGACTTCGCGGTCTGGCAGCAGAACCTGCTGCGGGACGGCGAGTTGACGGGCACTCAGCTCGCGTACTGGAAGGAGGCGTTGGCCAATCTCCCCGACGAGCTGCCCCTGCCCACGGACCGGCCCCGCCCGCCGCGCGCGACGCATCGGGGCGGTGACGTCCCGGTCCGCTTCGACGGGGAACTGCACGCCCGGATCCGGGAGTTGGCCGCGCGGACCGCGACGACGCCCTTCATGGTGGTCCAGGCCGCCTTCGCCGCCCTGCTGACCCGGCTCGGCGCGGGCACCGACATCCCGCTCGGGACGCCGGTCGCGGGCCGGACGGACGGCGTCCTCGACAACCTGGTCGGCTGTTTCCTCAACACGCTGGTCCTGCGCACCGACACGTCCGGCTCCCCCACCTTCCGGGAGCTGCTGGGCCGGGTCCGGGAGACGGACCTCGCCGCGCACGCGCATCAGGAGCTGCCGTTCGAGCAGGTGGTGGACGCGCTCAACCCGCCGCGCTCGCTCGCCCGGCATCCGCTGTTCCAGGTGATGCTGGCGTTCCGGCCCGGCGACACCGACCCGCACCTCGTCCTGCCCGGCCTGACGTCCGAGCCGCTGCCGGTGGAGACGGGCGCCACGAAGATCGACCTCACGCTCAACCTGGGCGAACGCGGCACGTCGGGCGGCATCGAGGGCATCCTCCAGTACAACGCCGACCTGTTCGACCGGGGGACGGCCGAGGCTCTTGCCGTCCGGCTGGACCGGCTGCTGCGGGCCGCCGTCGCCGATCCGGACCGGTCCATCGGCGCGCTGGACCTGCTCGGCGCGGACGAACGGCTCCTGCTGCTGGAGGAGTTCAACGACACGGCGCGTGCGGTGCCGGAGGCGACGTTCCCCCGGGTCTTCGAGGCGCGGGCGGCCGAGGTGCCGGACGCGGTGGCGGTGACGGACACCTCGGTGAGCCTGACGTACCGTCAACTCGACGGTCGGGCCGAGTGGTTGGCGCGGGCGCTGGTCGCGCAGGGGGCGGGTCCGGGGCAGGTCGTCGCGTTCTGTCTGCCCCGGTCGGTCGAGATCGCCGTCGCCGTGCTGGCGGTGCTCAAGGCGGGGGCCGCCTATCTGCCGCTCGACCCGGACCATCCGGCGGAGCGGACGGCGTTCCTGCTGGCCGACGCGCGGCCGGTGTGCGTGATCGCTCACGAGTCAACGGGCTTCGATCTCCCGGTAGTCGCCCCGGACGCCGAAGGCCCCGAGGTCGAACTCCCCGAGGCGCGGCCCGCCGATCCGGCGTACCTGATCTACACCTCCGGCACGACGGGGCGGCCCAAGGGTGTCGTCGTCGAGCACCGCAACCTCACCAACTACGTGGCGCGTTGCGCGCGGGCGTACCCGAGTCTGCGGGGTGCCTCGCTGCTGCACGCGACCATGTCGTTCGACGCGACGGTGACGACGCTGCACGGGGCGCTGGCGGTCGGCGGGCGCGTGCACATCGCGGCCGTCCACGAGGCGGGCGCCGAGCCGCTGCCCGGCGGGTACACGTTCCTCAAGGCGACCCCGAGCCACCTGGCGCTGCTGCCCGCGCTGCCCTACGACCTGTCCCCCGCCGAGGAGTTCATGCTCGGCGGCGAGGCCCTGGTGGGCGAGGCGCTGCGGGCCTGGCGGCGTGAGCACCCGGGCGTCCGGCTGGTCAACCACTACGGGCCGACCGAGCTGACCGTCGGCTGCACCGACCACCGCATCGAGCCAGGCGACGACCTCCCGTCCGGTCCCGTGCCGGTGGGGCGGCCGATGTGGAACACCCGCGCGTACGTGCTGGACGCGTGGCTGAACCCCGTACCGGCCGGTGTGGAGGGCGAGTTGTACGTGGCGGGCGCCCAGGTCGCCCGGGGGTATCACGGGCGGCACTCGCTGACCGCCGAGCGGTTCGTCGCCGACCCGTACGGTCCGCCGGGCACGCGGATGTACCGCACGGGCGATCTGGCGGTGTGGCGCGCGGACGGCGCGCTGGAACTGCGCGGGCGCGCCGACGGCCAGCTGAAGGTGCGGGGGCTGCGGATCGAGCCGGGCGAGATCGAGGGCGTGCTGACCGCGTACGAGGGCGTGGAGCAGGCGGCCGTGGTGGTGCGCGAGGACCGGCCGGGGGTACGGAAGCTGGTCGGGTACCTGGTCGGGACGCCCGGGGACGACGTACGGGCGTACGCGGCGGGGCGGTTGCCGGAGCACATGGTGCCGGAGGCGTTCGTCGTGCTCGACGCGCTGCCGATGACGCCCAACGGCAAGCTGGACCGGGCGGCGCTGCCGGCGCCCGCCGTGGAGACGGGGAGCCGGGCGCCGCGCACGGCGGCGGAGGAGGCGCTGCGGGGCCTGTTCGCCGAGGTGCTGGGGTGCGCGCCGGACCAGGTCGGTGTGGACGACGGGTTCTTCGACCTCGGCGGCGACAGCATCGCCTCGATCCACCTCGTGAGCCGCGCCCTCGCGGCGGGGTTCGGGCTGAGCCCGCGTGACGTGTTCGAGCACCGGACGGTCGCCGCGCTGGCGGCGGTCGCGGTGAACCGCCCTGTCACGGCACGCCGTTCGGGCTCCCCGACCGGCCCCGTGCCGCTGACCCCGGCGATGTGGCGGCTGCGTGAACGCGGGGGCCCGGTCGGCTCGTTCAGCCAGTCGGTGCTGTTCGTGCTGCCCGCCGGGACGGACGCCAAGCGGCTCCAGGACGCCCTGGACGCCGTCGTGCGCCACCACGACGTGCTGCGGATGCGGGTGGCGACCGAGGGCGACTGGACGGCGCACATTCCGCCGGCCGGTGACGTGTCGGTGCCGCTGGAGCGGGTCGCGGACCTGGCGGCGCTGCTCGACGCTCCCACGCCTCGACTGCGGCCGGACGAGGGCGAGTTGGTGCGGGCGCTGTGGTGCGAGGGCAGGCTTTTGCTGACGGTGCATCACCTCGCGGTGGACGCCGTGTCGTGGGGCGTGCTGCGCGACGACCTGGCCGCCGCGTGGCGCGGTGAGCAACTGCCGCCGTGCGGGACGCCGTTCCGGGAGTGGGCGCGCCGGCAGCAGCGGGACGCGGTGGCGCGGGCGGGTGAACTCGACGTGTGGCGCGGGGTGTTCGCCGGGTTCCCGGTCCTCGACCCGGTGCGGGACGTCGTGGGCTCGATGCGGCACCTCACCCGTGAACTGCCGTCCCCGCTGACGGCGCAGGTGTTGACGGAGGTGCCCGCCGCGTTCCACGCGGGTCCCGACGACGTGCTTCTCGCCGGGCTGGCGCTCGCCTTCGCGCGGGTGCGGCGGGAGCCCGCGGTGCTGGTGGACGTCGAGCGGCACGGCCGTGAGGGTGCCGAACTGGCGCGCACGGTCGGCTGGTTCACCAGTGTCGTGCCGACCCGGCTCGACCTCACGGGGCTCGATCCGGCGGACGCCGGGCAGGTGCTGCGGGCGGTGAAGGAGCAGGTGCGGTCGGTGCCGGACCGGGGTGTCGGGTACGGCCCGCTGCGGCACCTCAACCCCGAGACGGGCCCGGTGCTGGCCGCGCTGCCCGCGCCCCGGGTCGGCTTCAACTACCTGGGCCGCACGGCCGTCGAGCCGGTCGCGGACTGGTCGTTCGCCCCGGAGAAGCTGTCCGGCGCGCTGTCCCTGGGCGCCGCGCACGACCCTGAACTGCCGGTCGCGCACGGCCTGGAGGTGACGGCCGTGGCTGGCGCGGACGGGCTGCGCACGACGTGGTCGTGGGCGCCCGGTGCCTGGTCCGAGGCCGAGGTGGCGGCGCTCGCCGAGGCGTGGCACGAGGCGCTGGCCGTGCTGGCACAGGCCGGTCCGGCGGGCGGTCACACGCCGTCCGACCTGCCGCTGGTGTCCCTTTCGCAAGCCGAGATCGACGAACTCGAAGCCGAGTTCGGGAACGAGTGGAGGTAACTCGCGGTGACCCGGTCCGGAATCTCCGACGTCCTGCCCCTGTCGCCGTTGCAGGAGGGGCTGCTGTTCCACGCCCAGTACGACGACGAGGGCGCCCCCGACGTCTACGCCGCCCAGCTCGTTCTCGAGCTGCCGGGCGACGTCTCCCCCGCCGCCGTGCGGGCGGCCGGTCAGGCGCTGCTCGACCGGCATCCCAACCTGCGCGCCTGCTTCCGCCGCCGGGAGTCGGGGCCGCCGGTGCAGATCGTGCCGACGGACGTCGAACTCCCGTGGTCCGAGGCCGACTTGTCGGCGTCCGACGGTGCCGGCCGGGAGGCGGCCTGGCAGCGGCTGCTCGACGAGGAGCGCACCCGGCGCTTCGACCTGGCCCGGCCCCCGCTGCTGCGCCACCTCCTCGTGCGGTGGGCGCCGGACCGCTACCGGCTGGTGGTCACCAACCATCACATCCTGCTCGACGGCTGGTCGAAGCAGTTGCTGGTACGGGAGCTGGGGGCGCTCCTCGCGGGCGAGCACCCGACCGCGCTGCCGCACGTGCCGCCGTTCCGTGACTATCTGGCGTGGCTGGCGCGCCAGGACCGGCCGGCGGCCGAACAGGCGTGGCGGGACGCCCTGTCGGGGGCCGAGCCGACGCTGCTGGCGCCCGGTGTCCCGACCGCGCCGGTCCTGCCGGACGAGCTGGTCGTGGAGCTGTCCGAGGAGGTGACCGCGCGCGCCGAGGCGACGGCACGGGCGCTCGGCGTCACCCTCAACACGGTCGTGCAGGGCGCGTGGGGTGTGCTGCTGGGCCGGCTCACCGGGCGCGGCGACGCCGTGTTCGGGCAGACCGTTTCGGTGCGTCCGCCGGAGCTGGTGAACGTGGCGTCGATGGTCGGCTTCTGCATCAACACCGTCCCGCTGCGGGTGCGTTGGGACGACGGCGAGAGTGTCGCCGACCTCCTCACCGGGCTCCAGGCGCGGCAGGCGGGCCTGTTGCCGCACCAGCACATCGGCCTCGCCGGCATCCGGCACGCCACCGGCACCGGTGACCTCTTCGACACCCTCTTCGCCTTCGAGAACCACCCCGCGACGGGGTCCGCCGCCGGTCTCGCCCAGCTCGCGGGCCGCGACGCCACGCACTACCCGCTGACCCTCGCCGTCCTGCCCGGCACGCGCCTCGCGCTGCGCCTGTCGTACCGGCCCGAGGTGTTCGACGAGCAGGGCGCGCGTACGCTGCTCGACCGGTTCGCCGTGGTGCTGGAGGCGTTGACCGGCGATGTGAAGCGCCGGGTCGGTGAGGTGGAGGTGCTGCTGCCGGGCGAACGGGAGCGGCTGACGGGGCGGTCGGCGGAGGTGCCCTCGGACGACACGATCCCCGCCCTGTTCGCCCGCCAGGCGGCCCGCACGCCGGAGGCGACGGCCGTGGTGTCCGGGACGACCCGGCTCACCTACGCCGAGCTGGACGAGCGGTCGGACCGGCTCGCGGGGCTGCTGGCCGAGCGGGGAGCGGGCCCGGAGCGGCTGGTGGCGCTGGCCCTGCCGCGCGGCGCCGATCTCGTCGTGGCCGTGCTGGCGGTCCTCAAGTCCGGTGCCGCGTATGTGCCGTTGGACCCGGACTACCCGCAGGAGCGGCTGGCGTTCACGCTGGCGGACTCGGCCCCGGTGCTGGTGGTCACGGACGGCTCCGTGCCGCCGGGCTGCGCGGTTCCCGTGGTCACGGTCGCCGAGTCCCTGAACCACCCGCGTGTGCCGGTGCCGGTGTCCGCCGCCGCCGACAACGCCGCGTACGTCATCTACACCTCGGGCTCGACGGGCCGCCCCAAGGGCGTCGTGGTGCCGCACCGCAACGTCGTCCGGCTGCTCGCGGCCACGCGCGGCTGGTTCGACTTCGGGGCGGACGACGTGTGGACGCTGTTCCACTCGTACGCCTTCGACTTCTCGGTGTGGGAGCTGTGGGGCGCGCTGCTGCACGGCGGCACGCTCGTGGTCGTGCCGCACGCGGTGAGCCGTGAACCGGCGGAGTTCCTGCGGCTGTTGGCGCGTGAGCGGGTGACGGTCCTCAGCCAGACGCCGTCGGCGTTCGGCGAACTGGTGCGCGCCGACGCCGCGTTGCCCGAGGTGGGGCGGGAACTGGCGTTGCGGTACGTGGTGTTCGGGGGTGAGGCGCTGGACGCCGGGCCGGTCGCGGAGTGGTTCACGCGGCACGCGCCGGACGCGCCGGTGCTGGTCAACATGTACGGGATCACGGAGACGACCGTCCATGTCACCGCGCTGCCGCTCGCCGAGGAGGCGGCCGGTGACGGGCGGGGGCGGATCGGGCAGGCGATACCCGACCTGCGCGTGTACGTCCTGGACGCGGGGCTGCGGCTCGTGCCGCCCGGCGCGACGGGCGAGTTGTACGTCGCCGGCGCCGGACTCGCGCGCGGGTACCTGGGCCGGCCGGGTCTGTCGGCCGGGCGGTTCGTGGCGGATCCGTTCGGCGGGCCCGGGGAGCGGATGTACCGCACGGGGGACCTGGCGCGCTGGTCGGCGGACGGCGGCCTGGAGTACGCGGGACGCGCGGACGACCAGGTGAAGATCCGGGGGTTCCGGATCGAACCGGGTGAGGTCGCGGCGGCACTGGCCAAGGTCGCGGGGGTCACCCAGGCGACCGTGGTGGTCCTCGACGGAAGGCTGGTCGGCTACGTCGTCGGTGACGGCCTCGACGCCGAGACGGTCCGCCGCACCGCCGCGCGGACCCTGCCGGAGCACATGGTCCCGGCCGCCGTCGTCGCCCTGGACCGGCTGCCGATGACCGCGAACGGCAAGGTGGACCGGGCCGCGCTGCCCGCCCCCGCCGCGCACGGCCGGGGCCGCGCCCCGCGCACCCCGCGCGAGGAGATCCTGTGCGGCCTGTTCGCCGACGTCCTCGGCGTCGCGGCGCACCGACTCGGCGCGGACGACGGCTTCTTCGCCCTCGGTGGCGACTCCCTGCTCGCGATGCGCCTCACCGACCGGATCCGGGGCGCCTTCGGTACGGCGCTGCCGGTCCGCGCGGTGTTCGAGGCCCCGACCCCGGCCGGGCTCGCGACGCGGCTCGGCGCGGCGGACGGGGTGAGCCGGCCCGACCTCGTGCGGTACGAGCGCGGTCCCGCCCCGCTGCCGCTGTCGTACGCCCAGCAGCGGCTGTGGTTCCTCGGCCGCCTCGACGGCGGCAACACCACGTACACCGTCCCCTGGGCGCTGCGCCTGACCGGACCCCTCGAACGGGTCGCGCTGGAGGCCGCGTTGGGCGATGTGGTCGCCCGGCACGAGCCGTTGCGCACCCTGCACCCCGACTTCCAGGGCGCCCCCTATCAGCACATCCTCGGCCCGCGGGAGGGCCGCCCGGCGCTCACCGTCACACCGGCCACCGAGGCCGCACTGCCCGCGCTGATGACGGCCGCCGCCCGCCACCGCTTCGACCTCGCGACCGAACTCCCGCTGCGGGTCACCCTGTTCACGCTCGACGCCGACACGCACGTCCTGCTGCTGCTCGCGCACCACATCGCGGTCGACGGCTGGTCGATGGCCCCGCTGCTGCGGGACCTGTCGCAGGCGTACGCGGCCCGGCTCACCGGCGAACCGCCGCAGTGGGCCGAACTCCCCGTGCGGTACGCGGACTTCGCGCGCTGGCAGCGTGAGCTGCTGGGGTCGGCGAGCGACCCGGACAGCCTGATGAGCCGTCACATCGCTTTCTGGCGCGACGCCTTGGCCGGTGCCCCGGACGAACTGCCGCTGCCCGTCGACCGGGTGCGGCCCGAAGAGCCCAGCGGGGACGGAGCACGGGTCGCGTTCACGCTCGACGCCGAGCTGCACGCCGGGCTCGTGGCGCTCGCCGCCGAGGCCCGGGTGACGGTGTTCATGGTGCTCCAGGCGGGCCTGGCCGCCCTGTTGACCCGGTTCGGCGCGGGCACGGACGTCACGCTGGGGACTCCGGTCGCCGGGCGGGACGACAGCGGGCTCGACGATCTCGTCGGGTTCTTCGTGAACAGCCTGACCCTGCGCACGGACACCTCGGGCGACCCCGCGTTCCGTGAACTGCTGGACCGGGTCCGGGAATTCGACCTCGCCGCGTACGCCCATCAGGACGTGCCGTTCGATCTGCTGGTGGACGCCCTCGCGCCGAAGCGCAGCCTCGCCCGGCATCCGCTGTTCCAGGTCGTGCTGGCGTTCACCGGGCACAGCTCGCAGGCGGACCTCGCGCTGCCCGGCGTGGAGGCGAGCCATGAGCTGGTGGAGACCGGGGCGGCCCGTTTCGACCTGTCCCTGT encodes:
- a CDS encoding non-ribosomal peptide synthetase: MTAPRELTAAQRSMWFGQRLDDGTAAYNVGEYTEIHGPVDPERLTDAVRRVVAATETLRSRFTADDDVRLVVDPAPRWAMPVVELADLEAARAWMAADFAVPFDLGQGPLFRYALLRLGAGHWIWYQAYHHIAVDGFSCSLIARRVADAYSAPAAPVPPAPLAVLADADDAYRASEAYERDRAHWTDALADRPAPVGLSGRPPQVTAGFLRRTGHLPHAAGELVHAAAEGSGTRWSRVVLAATAAYVSALTGARDVVLGLAVTGRTGEAELATPGMASNALPLRLPVRPDAPAADLVREAARATRDLLAHQRYRGEELRAALDWPQDGRRFFGPVVNIMAFGPELRFDGHPTTRHNLSTGPVEDLAVNVYDRADGDGIRVDLDASPAHYTDARLTAHHGRFLRFLERFAEAATTDTPVGRVPVTLPGEDSRLDGSAPRPDHATVPDLVARTSDAPALVHGDRTTTYRQLHARANQLAHRLLRHGIRPEERVAVLLPRSDTLLVALLAVLKAGGAYVGLDPLSPNAPADTGARLLLTNGDGAADSGLCVVRVDDPTLADEPDTDPVVPLYPDQLAYVSYTSGSTGAPKGVAVTHRDVVALAGDSAFGGGAHARVLVHSPTAFDASTYEMWVPLLNGGTAVVAGPGEDVDAGAVARLTARHGLTALWLTAGLFRLAAEADPACFAGLRQVWAGGEAVPAATVRRVLAACPGLTVTNGYGPTETTTFATARSCADAASVPELLPIGGPLDGMRAYVLDGALRPVPRGTAGELYVAGAGVARGYLGRPAATAERFTADPYGPPGARMYRTGDRVLLTTEGELEFHGRGDAQVELRGVRIEPGEVEAALTACPGVGQAVVLVREERLIAWAVTNEDPAVLRARLADRLPEHLVPSAIVPLAGLPLTAHGKVDRAALSAPTASAGARTPLESALCGLFADVLGLPSVGPEDSFFALGGNSLLALRLVGRARDELGVRLTLRNVFGAPTLAALAERVAPAEAAVPARPAAPAVSRPVPGAVPDEAPLSSAQRRLWFLDRLEGAGAAYHIPLAVRLTGRLDQDALRAALADLVERHTVLRTVYPDTDGTPRQRLLKAVRPELHGGTTLTEAASREFRLSDDIPFRAHLLPDGPDSHTLLLVLHHIAADGQSMRPLLRDLATAYSARREGRAPAWAPLPVQYADFAVWQQNLLRDGELTGTQLAYWKEALANLPDELPLPTDRPRPPRATHRGGDVPVRFDGELHARIRELAARTATTPFMVVQAAFAALLTRLGAGTDIPLGTPVAGRTDGVLDNLVGCFLNTLVLRTDTSGSPTFRELLGRVRETDLAAHAHQELPFEQVVDALNPPRSLARHPLFQVMLAFRPGDTDPHLVLPGLTSEPLPVETGATKIDLTLNLGERGTSGGIEGILQYNADLFDRGTAEALAVRLDRLLRAAVADPDRSIGALDLLGADERLLLLEEFNDTARAVPEATFPRVFEARAAEVPDAVAVTDTSVSLTYRQLDGRAEWLARALVAQGAGPGQVVAFCLPRSVEIAVAVLAVLKAGAAYLPLDPDHPAERTAFLLADARPVCVIAHESTGFDLPVVAPDAEGPEVELPEARPADPAYLIYTSGTTGRPKGVVVEHRNLTNYVARCARAYPSLRGASLLHATMSFDATVTTLHGALAVGGRVHIAAVHEAGAEPLPGGYTFLKATPSHLALLPALPYDLSPAEEFMLGGEALVGEALRAWRREHPGVRLVNHYGPTELTVGCTDHRIEPGDDLPSGPVPVGRPMWNTRAYVLDAWLNPVPAGVEGELYVAGAQVARGYHGRHSLTAERFVADPYGPPGTRMYRTGDLAVWRADGALELRGRADGQLKVRGLRIEPGEIEGVLTAYEGVEQAAVVVREDRPGVRKLVGYLVGTPGDDVRAYAAGRLPEHMVPEAFVVLDALPMTPNGKLDRAALPAPAVETGSRAPRTAAEEALRGLFAEVLGCAPDQVGVDDGFFDLGGDSIASIHLVSRALAAGFGLSPRDVFEHRTVAALAAVAVNRPVTARRSGSPTGPVPLTPAMWRLRERGGPVGSFSQSVLFVLPAGTDAKRLQDALDAVVRHHDVLRMRVATEGDWTAHIPPAGDVSVPLERVADLAALLDAPTPRLRPDEGELVRALWCEGRLLLTVHHLAVDAVSWGVLRDDLAAAWRGEQLPPCGTPFREWARRQQRDAVARAGELDVWRGVFAGFPVLDPVRDVVGSMRHLTRELPSPLTAQVLTEVPAAFHAGPDDVLLAGLALAFARVRREPAVLVDVERHGREGAELARTVGWFTSVVPTRLDLTGLDPADAGQVLRAVKEQVRSVPDRGVGYGPLRHLNPETGPVLAALPAPRVGFNYLGRTAVEPVADWSFAPEKLSGALSLGAAHDPELPVAHGLEVTAVAGADGLRTTWSWAPGAWSEAEVAALAEAWHEALAVLAQAGPAGGHTPSDLPLVSLSQAEIDELEAEFGNEWR